The following are encoded in a window of Prochlorococcus marinus CUG1417 genomic DNA:
- a CDS encoding TIGR01777 family oxidoreductase encodes MRLLLLGCTGFVGKELVPTLLNENHEIYIVSRKPISKLKVDLDFNKFKFFQIDLSKEKNWNNENLLNILRETDGIINLMGEPIAEKKWTSEQKQEIENSRINTTTFMMKTLKNLKINPKVIINGSAIGYYGTSLSGEFTENSIGGKDFLANLCKKWEAVAAEKPFFSRLVIFRIGLVLEADGGALGKMLPIFKVGLGGPIGDGKQWMSWIHRTDLCALITQALVDKKYSGVFNAVAPNPVLMREFSQTLGKCLNRPNLLPVPGAVLKILLGDGAKVVLEGQKVISSKLKNYTFKYPLLEKAIYASTKN; translated from the coding sequence ATGCGTCTTTTACTACTTGGCTGCACTGGATTTGTTGGGAAAGAATTAGTTCCAACACTACTCAATGAAAATCACGAAATATACATTGTAAGTAGAAAACCCATAAGTAAATTAAAGGTTGATTTAGATTTCAATAAGTTTAAGTTTTTTCAAATAGATTTATCAAAAGAAAAAAACTGGAATAACGAAAATCTTCTAAATATTTTAAGAGAGACCGATGGAATTATTAACCTGATGGGAGAACCCATAGCAGAAAAAAAATGGACTTCTGAACAAAAACAGGAGATTGAAAATAGTCGTATTAACACAACAACATTTATGATGAAGACACTTAAAAATTTAAAAATTAACCCAAAAGTCATTATAAATGGATCAGCAATAGGTTATTACGGTACAAGTTTGTCTGGGGAATTCACTGAAAATAGTATTGGAGGAAAAGACTTTTTAGCTAATCTTTGCAAAAAATGGGAAGCAGTCGCTGCTGAAAAACCATTTTTCTCAAGGTTAGTTATTTTTAGAATTGGCCTAGTTCTAGAGGCAGATGGAGGAGCATTAGGAAAAATGCTCCCTATATTTAAAGTCGGATTAGGTGGACCAATTGGAGATGGTAAGCAATGGATGAGTTGGATTCATAGAACTGATTTGTGTGCATTAATTACTCAAGCATTAGTTGATAAAAAGTATTCGGGAGTATTTAATGCTGTTGCACCAAATCCAGTATTAATGAGAGAATTTTCCCAGACTTTAGGCAAATGTCTGAATAGACCTAATTTACTTCCAGTACCTGGAGCGGTTTTAAAAATATTGTTAGGAGATGGAGCAAAAGTTGTATTGGAAGGACAAAAAGTAATAAGTAGTAAACTCAAAAATTATACTTTTAAATATCCTCTTCTTGAGAAAGCAATTTACGCCTCCACCAAGAATTAA
- the rfbB gene encoding dTDP-glucose 4,6-dehydratase: MTVLLKNHCRVLITGGYGFIGSNLIRKLLLNSSLNIFNVDKLGYASDQFAINNLLSKMKNEQKERYKFFHINLCNLKEIDELVNSVKPDLIFHLAAESHVDRSIQSPSDFIDSNIIGTFNLLYSARKLFDSFSDEDKNKFKLIHVSTDEVFGTLGLMGRFSEISPYSPRSPYSASKAASDHLVNAWNHTYGLPTVITNCSNNYGPWQFPEKLIPLAINKAINGENIPLYGDGSNVRDWIFVDDHIDALIMVASKKALIGKRYCIGGSNEKTNREVLETICEILDKSISRVTSFKKLITNVKDRPGHDFRYSIDSSLIQNELGWAPKYSFKQGIEKTVKWYLKNLIWSQEILKNVHHNN, encoded by the coding sequence ATGACTGTACTTTTAAAAAACCATTGCAGAGTCCTCATAACTGGTGGTTATGGTTTTATAGGAAGTAATCTGATAAGAAAATTACTGCTAAATTCTTCATTAAACATTTTTAATGTTGACAAATTAGGTTATGCCAGCGACCAGTTTGCAATAAATAATTTACTATCTAAAATGAAAAATGAACAAAAAGAAAGATATAAATTTTTTCATATTAATCTTTGTAATCTTAAAGAAATTGACGAATTAGTTAACTCTGTTAAACCAGATCTAATTTTTCACTTAGCAGCTGAGTCGCACGTTGATAGGTCAATTCAAAGTCCATCAGATTTTATTGATAGTAATATTATTGGTACTTTTAATCTTCTTTATTCTGCAAGAAAATTATTTGATTCTTTTTCTGATGAGGATAAAAATAAATTTAAATTAATTCACGTTAGCACTGATGAAGTTTTTGGAACTCTTGGACTAATGGGACGGTTCTCAGAAATTTCACCTTATTCTCCTAGAAGTCCTTATTCTGCAAGTAAGGCTGCTAGTGATCATTTGGTTAATGCTTGGAATCATACTTATGGATTGCCAACTGTAATTACAAATTGCAGTAATAATTATGGCCCTTGGCAATTTCCCGAAAAATTAATACCATTAGCAATTAATAAAGCGATTAATGGTGAAAACATACCACTATATGGCGATGGCTCAAATGTGAGAGATTGGATCTTTGTAGATGATCATATTGATGCATTAATAATGGTTGCATCTAAAAAAGCATTAATTGGAAAAAGATATTGTATAGGAGGATCAAACGAAAAAACAAATAGAGAAGTTTTAGAAACTATTTGCGAAATATTAGATAAATCAATTTCAAGAGTAACGTCTTTTAAAAAATTAATTACAAATGTAAAAGACAGGCCAGGACATGATTTTAGATATTCAATTGATTCATCTTTGATACAAAATGAATTGGGTTGGGCGCCAAAATATAGTTTCAAACAAGGTATTGAAAAAACTGTTAAATGGTATTTAAAGAATCTAATTTGGTCTCAAGAAATCTTAAAAAATGTTCATCATAATAATTAA
- a CDS encoding class I SAM-dependent methyltransferase: MNDLEYQTMGEVEQDHWWFKHRLSKVQKVLRNESEKKKYSFNIFDIGCGTGGLLFELKKNDFINKASGCEPHPIGFEFCQKRKLSVQKCTLNNLKIDNEIYDVVLCMDVLYHKDIDPIESFQNIKQLLKPNGILILNVAALSCLKSSHDLNVMGVRRFNLTGLRKLAIKNGFIVNQLHYWNTFLTPLIYLKAKIDYLIPSLNKGKSSVRLPNKFFNKFLILVLKIENLFQKYINFPFGTSLFLVCEKR; encoded by the coding sequence ATGAATGACTTAGAATATCAAACTATGGGCGAAGTCGAACAGGATCATTGGTGGTTTAAACATAGATTATCAAAAGTCCAAAAGGTTTTACGAAACGAATCAGAGAAGAAAAAATATTCATTTAATATTTTTGACATTGGCTGTGGAACAGGTGGATTGCTATTTGAGTTGAAAAAGAATGATTTCATAAATAAAGCTAGCGGGTGCGAACCTCATCCAATAGGGTTTGAATTTTGTCAGAAAAGAAAATTGTCAGTACAAAAATGTACTTTAAATAATTTAAAAATTGACAATGAGATTTATGATGTAGTCTTATGTATGGATGTTCTTTATCATAAAGATATTGATCCAATAGAAAGTTTTCAAAATATCAAACAGTTACTTAAGCCTAATGGTATTTTAATCCTAAACGTAGCTGCATTATCTTGTTTAAAAAGTTCTCATGATTTAAATGTCATGGGAGTAAGAAGATTCAACCTAACAGGTTTAAGGAAACTTGCCATTAAAAATGGTTTTATAGTTAATCAATTACATTATTGGAATACTTTTTTAACACCATTAATTTATTTAAAAGCAAAAATTGATTATTTAATTCCCTCTTTAAATAAAGGTAAATCATCTGTGAGATTGCCGAATAAATTTTTTAATAAGTTTTTGATACTGGTGCTAAAAATTGAAAACTTATTTCAAAAATATATTAATTTTCCTTTCGGAACTTCACTTTTTTTAGTCTGTGAAAAAAGATAA
- the cysK gene encoding cysteine synthase A yields the protein MEIANDITSLVGNTPLVKLNRIRKYFDCYPEIIAKLESFNPSASVKDRIAYSMLCKAEDEGLITPDKTTLIEATSGNTGIALAMVAAAKGYKLILTMPDTMSIERRAMLRAYGAELQLTPGEEGMKGALDLANDLSSSIANSYQFNQFENFANPDIHERTTAQEIWAQSNNNLDGLVTGVGTGGTITGCARFLKKVNPNCKIYAVEPKKSAVISGEKAGSHSIQGIGAGFVPKVLNTKLIDEIIKIDDDEAFYYGRLLARLEGLLSGISSGAALAATIKIAERKELINKRLIVILPSFGERYLSTAMFESNTPIQARKDGYL from the coding sequence ATGGAAATAGCAAATGATATAACTTCTCTAGTTGGAAATACCCCGTTAGTAAAATTAAATCGAATCAGAAAGTATTTTGATTGTTATCCAGAAATAATAGCTAAGCTTGAAAGTTTCAATCCATCTGCTTCTGTAAAAGATCGAATTGCTTATTCAATGTTATGTAAAGCTGAAGATGAAGGATTGATAACGCCAGATAAAACTACGTTGATTGAAGCAACAAGTGGAAATACTGGTATAGCACTAGCGATGGTCGCTGCAGCAAAAGGCTATAAATTGATATTAACTATGCCTGATACGATGAGTATTGAAAGAAGGGCTATGTTGAGAGCATATGGAGCTGAATTACAGCTAACTCCAGGGGAGGAAGGAATGAAAGGAGCCTTAGACTTAGCTAATGATTTGTCTTCAAGCATTGCAAATAGCTATCAATTTAATCAATTTGAAAACTTTGCTAATCCAGATATTCATGAAAGAACAACGGCTCAAGAAATATGGGCCCAATCCAACAACAATTTAGATGGACTTGTTACAGGAGTAGGAACAGGAGGAACAATTACTGGATGCGCACGTTTTTTGAAAAAAGTTAATCCAAATTGCAAAATTTATGCTGTAGAGCCAAAAAAAAGTGCTGTCATTTCTGGAGAAAAAGCAGGATCTCATTCAATTCAAGGAATAGGAGCAGGTTTCGTACCGAAAGTACTGAATACCAAATTAATTGATGAAATTATAAAAATAGATGACGATGAAGCATTTTATTATGGGCGTTTATTAGCTCGATTAGAAGGTCTTTTATCTGGCATCAGCAGCGGTGCAGCTCTGGCAGCAACTATAAAAATTGCTGAGAGAAAAGAATTAATAAATAAAAGATTGATAGTTATTCTTCCAAGTTTTGGTGAAAGATATTTATCAACAGCAATGTTTGAATCGAATACTCCAATTCAAGCCAGAAAAGATGGTTATCTTTAA
- a CDS encoding DegT/DnrJ/EryC1/StrS family aminotransferase encodes MSIMNSGLQGRFNYPQTESRIYHRSFVRASKYVQQSGQLILGEGVKKFEENIANWMGEDINAEQVIGVATGTDALELSLLSCDIKTNDQIAVPSHTAYGTVAAILRIGAIPVFIDVGDKFSTISPYDLRDKLSNNSKIKALIAVHLYGEACDLKSLLKICRDFKIPLIEDCAQAFGTLYEGKPVGIFGDRSAFSFYPTKNLAACGDGGLFISKTQGEKLTYSRRLRFYGWDNSRYAVQKGVNSRLDEIQALILSSKLIDIKKRISQRRKVANFYKIYLEELLSTGDLISIPKDGNNWLHSYHLYVIRIKKEIRNFVYEYCLAKKIPVGIHYLKACHQQPFLSNNNYSLINTEKIVQEIISLPINPYLRKRDVQRVCKILKEGIWEAKNE; translated from the coding sequence ATGAGTATTATGAATAGTGGTTTGCAGGGTAGATTTAATTATCCTCAAACTGAATCTAGAATTTATCATCGTTCTTTCGTAAGAGCTTCAAAATATGTTCAACAAAGTGGACAATTAATACTAGGAGAGGGAGTCAAGAAATTCGAAGAAAATATTGCGAATTGGATGGGTGAAGATATTAATGCAGAGCAAGTTATTGGAGTAGCCACTGGAACTGATGCATTGGAACTTTCTCTACTCTCTTGCGATATAAAAACAAATGATCAAATTGCAGTACCCTCACATACAGCTTATGGAACAGTAGCAGCGATTCTTAGAATAGGTGCTATTCCTGTTTTTATAGATGTAGGAGATAAGTTCTCTACAATTAGTCCCTATGATTTACGTGATAAATTAAGCAATAATTCAAAGATCAAAGCTTTGATAGCAGTTCATTTATATGGAGAGGCGTGCGACCTAAAATCTTTATTGAAAATTTGTCGAGATTTCAAGATACCATTAATAGAAGATTGTGCTCAGGCTTTTGGCACCCTCTATGAGGGAAAACCCGTAGGTATTTTTGGAGACAGATCAGCATTTAGCTTTTACCCAACAAAAAATCTTGCAGCTTGTGGTGATGGAGGATTATTCATATCAAAAACACAAGGAGAAAAATTGACTTATTCAAGAAGATTAAGATTCTATGGATGGGATAATTCGCGTTATGCTGTGCAAAAAGGAGTAAATAGTAGGCTAGATGAAATACAAGCTTTGATACTTTCTTCAAAACTTATTGACATTAAAAAAAGGATTTCTCAAAGAAGAAAAGTAGCGAATTTTTATAAAATTTATCTTGAAGAGCTACTATCAACTGGAGATTTAATATCTATTCCTAAGGATGGTAATAATTGGCTACATAGTTACCATTTGTATGTAATAAGAATAAAAAAGGAAATAAGAAACTTTGTATATGAATATTGTCTTGCAAAGAAAATACCCGTAGGAATTCATTATTTGAAAGCATGTCACCAGCAACCTTTTTTATCAAATAATAATTATTCGTTAATTAATACTGAAAAAATAGTTCAAGAGATTATAAGCTTACCAATAAATCCTTACTTAAGGAAAAGAGATGTTCAAAGAGTTTGTAAAATATTAAAGGAGGGAATTTGGGAGGCTAAAAATGAATGA
- a CDS encoding glycosyltransferase family 2 protein produces MNNLKDNYYDFSIIIPVYHSEQIIPNLLSRLNKLKSNKKWEVIFIDDGSSDNSYESLIKNLQNTSLEATLIRHTRNFGDHAAILTAYRHAQGKYFINIDDDLQNPPEEIIRIYNYAIDKKIDVVYGDYIIKQHSLWRNIGSKFANFTANLLLDLPKKLYLSSFRCVRREIALKAAEYNGPFVYIDGLLSQLTQSIGSLAVKHDKRVAGKSGYTLRRLIRLWLNIFTNFSLMPLRLATILGCFMAFTGFIGVIIVLIESLINGIIVRGWLSIICATLLFGGIQCFLIGISGEYLGRVLMIVGSKPQSNIRNIYKYSPKSSKQNK; encoded by the coding sequence TTGAATAATCTTAAAGATAATTATTATGATTTTTCTATAATTATTCCTGTTTATCATTCTGAGCAGATTATTCCCAACTTGCTGTCCAGATTAAATAAATTAAAATCAAATAAAAAATGGGAAGTTATATTTATAGATGATGGAAGTTCAGATAATAGCTATGAATCATTAATTAAAAATTTGCAAAACACATCTCTGGAAGCAACATTAATACGTCATACTCGTAATTTTGGAGATCATGCTGCAATTCTTACTGCATATAGGCATGCGCAAGGAAAATATTTTATTAATATTGATGATGACTTGCAAAACCCTCCTGAAGAGATTATCAGAATTTACAATTATGCAATAGATAAAAAAATTGATGTCGTATATGGCGATTATATTATTAAGCAACATTCTCTTTGGCGTAACATAGGAAGTAAATTTGCAAATTTTACTGCAAATTTATTACTTGACCTTCCTAAGAAACTTTACTTGTCTAGTTTCAGATGTGTGAGGAGAGAAATTGCTCTTAAAGCTGCTGAATATAATGGACCTTTTGTTTATATTGATGGTTTGCTTTCACAATTAACACAATCAATAGGATCATTAGCCGTTAAACATGATAAGAGAGTAGCAGGAAAAAGTGGATATACATTAAGAAGGCTAATAAGGTTATGGTTAAATATTTTTACAAATTTTTCACTAATGCCTCTTCGTCTAGCCACAATTTTGGGATGTTTTATGGCATTCACTGGTTTTATTGGAGTAATAATTGTTTTAATTGAGAGCCTAATTAATGGAATTATAGTTCGAGGCTGGTTGTCAATTATTTGTGCAACACTTCTTTTCGGAGGTATTCAGTGTTTTTTGATTGGAATTTCAGGTGAGTATCTTGGGAGAGTTCTTATGATAGTTGGAAGTAAGCCACAAAGTAATATTAGAAATATTTATAAGTATTCTCCAAAAAGCTCAAAACAAAACAAGTAA
- a CDS encoding DUF7326 family protein gives MKKKLLIYSDLSKKQLENLKEFYIQKKVESMSHEALKKYVLEIISHQINDTIGKEEEMEAWREMSDFFGEEFELILNEIKTKYSEDPNNLDQEIDHQKERSALLEKNNIGQAKKDMWDD, from the coding sequence ATGAAAAAAAAGTTATTAATCTATTCTGATTTATCGAAAAAACAACTGGAAAATCTAAAAGAATTTTATATTCAAAAAAAAGTTGAATCTATGAGTCATGAAGCACTTAAAAAATATGTACTAGAAATCATTTCACATCAGATAAACGATACTATTGGTAAAGAAGAAGAAATGGAGGCATGGAGAGAAATGTCAGATTTTTTTGGAGAGGAATTTGAACTAATTCTTAATGAGATAAAAACAAAATATAGCGAAGATCCAAACAACCTAGACCAAGAAATAGATCATCAGAAAGAAAGATCAGCATTACTTGAGAAAAATAACATAGGTCAAGCGAAAAAGGATATGTGGGATGATTAG
- a CDS encoding NAD(P)H-quinone oxidoreductase subunit O, whose protein sequence is MTDSIPKKPLKKGSLVFVDREKYIKSIEALASDHDLPNYVFEGPGEILSVKDEYAQIRWRRPVPDVWLKLEQLKEYLQ, encoded by the coding sequence ATGACAGATTCTATTCCAAAGAAACCTCTCAAGAAAGGAAGCTTAGTTTTTGTCGATAGAGAAAAGTATATAAAAAGTATCGAGGCTCTAGCTAGTGATCACGATTTACCTAATTATGTGTTTGAAGGTCCTGGAGAGATTCTCTCAGTCAAAGATGAATATGCTCAGATTCGATGGCGCAGACCTGTTCCAGATGTTTGGTTGAAATTAGAACAACTTAAAGAATATTTGCAATAA
- a CDS encoding class I SAM-dependent methyltransferase, producing the protein MKISVRKTCSVCGSNNLEKVLDLGDQPLCDDLIKIGSKEKSNLYPLQIFLCTECYTAHQQIEVSKEVLFPQTYHYRAANTPSVLSGMQELVNELSTVLFTKKNNLTVVDIGCNDGSLLNLFKKYKFKTIGVDPTDAIKKASKNHSTYQSYFDINTAENIINEHGKPDIITFTNSFAHIENLQGLLKGVEVLMSEETILVIENHYLGTVLNTGQFDTFYHEHVRTYSAKSFEYIAKSLSAYIWKYSFPERYGGNIRVFISKKKPINICSTLDESCTSMKFEKLSVFISDWKKRKLMEIENYVKLTKSPMTGIAFPGRASIPINILKLDKELLSATYEIKGSFKTGFYIPGTKIPILPEAELFHKDEKPPTVLNLAWHIEADVIQNLKSNSYTPKLLNII; encoded by the coding sequence ATGAAAATATCTGTAAGAAAAACCTGCTCTGTCTGCGGAAGCAATAATTTAGAAAAAGTATTGGATTTAGGCGATCAGCCATTATGTGACGACTTAATAAAGATAGGCTCTAAAGAAAAATCAAATTTATATCCTTTGCAAATATTTTTATGCACTGAATGCTACACAGCCCATCAACAAATTGAAGTTAGCAAAGAAGTTTTGTTCCCTCAAACTTATCATTATCGAGCAGCAAATACTCCCAGTGTCTTAAGTGGAATGCAAGAATTGGTTAACGAACTATCTACAGTTTTATTTACAAAAAAAAATAACTTAACAGTAGTTGATATAGGTTGTAATGATGGCTCATTATTGAATTTATTTAAAAAGTATAAATTTAAAACAATTGGAGTTGATCCAACCGATGCGATAAAAAAAGCTTCAAAAAATCATAGTACTTATCAATCATATTTTGATATAAATACAGCAGAAAATATTATTAATGAGCATGGAAAACCTGATATCATTACTTTTACAAATTCGTTTGCTCATATTGAAAATCTGCAAGGACTTTTGAAAGGAGTCGAAGTCCTAATGTCAGAAGAAACTATATTGGTTATTGAAAATCATTATCTAGGAACAGTATTAAATACTGGACAGTTTGATACTTTTTACCATGAGCATGTAAGAACTTATAGTGCAAAATCCTTCGAGTATATAGCAAAATCTCTCTCTGCATACATTTGGAAATATTCGTTTCCTGAAAGGTATGGAGGAAATATAAGAGTATTTATAAGTAAGAAAAAACCCATAAATATCTGTTCTACTTTAGATGAATCATGTACTTCTATGAAATTTGAAAAATTGTCAGTTTTTATCTCCGACTGGAAAAAAAGAAAATTAATGGAGATTGAAAATTATGTAAAGCTTACTAAATCTCCAATGACTGGGATAGCATTTCCTGGTAGAGCATCGATACCAATCAACATTCTCAAATTGGATAAAGAATTACTTTCTGCTACTTATGAAATTAAAGGTTCTTTTAAAACCGGTTTTTATATACCTGGAACTAAAATACCAATATTACCAGAAGCAGAATTATTTCATAAAGATGAAAAACCTCCAACGGTATTAAATTTGGCTTGGCATATAGAAGCAGATGTTATTCAAAATTTAAAATCAAACAGTTATACTCCTAAACTCTTAAATATCATTTAA
- a CDS encoding J domain-containing protein, with protein sequence MEKNLYEELGLKKNATRNEIKSSYRSLVKKHHPDAGGKKERFIAIQNAWETLNDPIKKEQYDRSIFSSSSSFDSLNENWEDKFNSKKYNSSIKDKEVEAWIKEIYTPITRLINQIIKPLNNEIKELSADPYDDQLMENFCIYISISQKKIEKVEKIYNKQIVPKSISALGLDLYHCFSQVKDALSEFDRYTQGYVDNYLFDGKEMIKEAKRILSKMSTEKKNKNF encoded by the coding sequence ATGGAAAAAAATTTATATGAAGAATTAGGTCTCAAAAAAAATGCAACCAGAAATGAAATTAAATCTTCATATCGTTCTTTAGTTAAGAAACATCATCCTGATGCAGGCGGGAAAAAAGAACGTTTTATTGCAATACAAAATGCATGGGAGACTCTAAATGATCCTATCAAAAAAGAACAATATGATAGAAGTATTTTCTCTTCCAGTTCATCATTTGATTCATTAAATGAAAATTGGGAAGATAAATTTAATTCAAAAAAATATAATTCTTCAATTAAGGACAAAGAGGTGGAAGCTTGGATCAAAGAAATTTATACGCCAATCACTAGATTAATTAATCAAATAATTAAACCTTTGAACAACGAAATAAAAGAACTATCTGCAGATCCATATGATGACCAACTAATGGAAAATTTTTGCATTTACATTAGTATTTCACAAAAGAAAATAGAAAAAGTTGAAAAAATTTATAACAAACAAATAGTTCCAAAGTCTATTTCAGCTTTAGGCCTCGATCTTTATCATTGTTTTTCACAAGTTAAAGATGCACTATCAGAATTTGATAGATATACACAAGGATATGTAGATAATTACTTATTTGATGGTAAGGAAATGATCAAAGAAGCAAAAAGAATCCTATCAAAGATGTCTACAGAGAAAAAAAATAAAAATTTTTAG
- a CDS encoding ABC transporter ATP-binding protein, with amino-acid sequence MRDDFENEIPHIHFKDVSFSYPGKEENLIFKCNFSIKQSGFWMVVGKNGSGKSTLLKLINGIIKPKNGIINSKANIGMVFQNPDHQILMPNCRSELLININQDISNYEINKKIEYVLDKVGLNGFEKRPVHTLSGGQKQRLTIACALISNRNLILLDEPTALLDQNSQLKVLKTIKNLTSDHKKPLSALWITHRYEELTYADAVAELKNGILSRWQEPSKFQNN; translated from the coding sequence ATGAGAGATGATTTTGAAAATGAAATACCTCATATTCATTTCAAAGATGTCTCTTTTTCATATCCAGGGAAAGAGGAAAATTTAATTTTTAAATGTAATTTCTCAATAAAACAATCTGGATTTTGGATGGTAGTTGGTAAAAATGGAAGTGGAAAAAGTACTCTTTTAAAATTAATTAATGGAATTATTAAACCCAAAAATGGAATCATTAATTCTAAAGCAAACATTGGCATGGTATTTCAAAATCCTGATCATCAAATATTGATGCCAAACTGCAGGAGTGAACTGCTTATTAATATTAATCAAGATATAAGTAATTATGAAATTAATAAAAAAATTGAATATGTGCTTGATAAGGTAGGCCTAAATGGTTTTGAAAAAAGGCCAGTGCATACTTTAAGCGGTGGGCAAAAACAACGCTTAACTATTGCATGCGCTCTTATAAGTAATAGAAATCTTATTCTTTTGGATGAACCTACAGCTTTACTTGATCAAAACAGCCAATTAAAAGTTTTAAAAACTATTAAAAATCTAACAAGTGACCATAAAAAACCCTTATCCGCTTTATGGATCACTCACCGTTACGAAGAATTAACTTATGCTGATGCAGTAGCAGAATTAAAAAATGGTATTTTATCTAGATGGCAAGAACCATCAAAATTTCAAAATAATTAA
- the rfbA gene encoding glucose-1-phosphate thymidylyltransferase RfbA, with protein sequence MIHRKGIILAGGSGTRLSPITNAISKQLVPIYDKPMIYYPLTTLMMVGIKEIMIITTKRDEKAFRTLFKNGNHLGISIKYAIQDNPDGIPQALLIAQEFIGDSPIVLVLGDNIFHGSNLIQSLKEANLDDENSTIFAYPVKDPERYGVVEFDGNYNVLNIEEKPKDPKTNYAVTGLYFYQNQVIKKIKNLKPSKRGELEITDLNQLLLSEHRLKIQLLGRGAAWLDTGTCDSLHEASSFIKIIEQRQGFKIGCPEEVSWRQKWISDQQLIKLSKSLLKSGYGEYLMQLIDSSNSKNKYLLGNTPNSIKS encoded by the coding sequence ATGATTCACAGAAAAGGGATAATTTTAGCGGGTGGAAGTGGAACAAGACTTTCCCCAATAACTAATGCCATTAGTAAACAGTTAGTGCCGATATACGATAAACCAATGATTTACTATCCATTAACAACCCTGATGATGGTTGGTATTAAGGAAATAATGATTATTACTACTAAACGAGATGAAAAAGCTTTTAGAACTTTATTCAAAAATGGGAATCATTTAGGTATTTCAATAAAATATGCTATTCAAGATAATCCTGATGGTATACCTCAGGCATTACTAATAGCTCAAGAATTTATTGGTGATTCTCCAATTGTTCTTGTTCTAGGTGATAATATTTTTCATGGGAGTAATTTAATACAATCCCTAAAGGAAGCCAACTTAGACGACGAAAATTCAACTATATTTGCTTATCCAGTTAAAGATCCAGAAAGATATGGAGTAGTTGAATTTGATGGAAACTATAATGTTTTGAATATTGAAGAAAAACCAAAAGATCCAAAAACAAATTATGCTGTCACTGGTCTATATTTTTATCAAAATCAAGTAATTAAAAAGATTAAAAATCTTAAGCCTTCCAAAAGAGGAGAGCTTGAAATTACAGATCTTAATCAATTACTTTTGTCAGAACATCGACTGAAAATTCAATTATTAGGTAGGGGTGCTGCATGGTTAGATACTGGAACATGCGATTCACTTCACGAAGCCAGTAGTTTTATAAAAATAATAGAACAAAGACAAGGTTTTAAAATAGGTTGTCCAGAAGAAGTTTCATGGCGGCAAAAATGGATTTCTGATCAGCAACTAATCAAGTTATCAAAATCCCTTTTAAAAAGCGGTTATGGGGAATACCTTATGCAATTGATAGACTCATCTAATTCAAAAAATAAATATTTATTAGGTAATACTCCTAACAGCATAAAATCTTAA